CCACACTATAGAAACAATGGAATAGAGTCCTTTAATCACAAATCAGGAGTGTCAGGACTGAAAAGAACAAATTGCATTCTGGACTTGTTATTGTAACCACAGATAATATAATTCAATATAGGTGTGAATGGGatgagacagaaaaagaagagTTTGACAAACATATGATTCAATAACtctgttttaataataatacataaatgaTGAAAAAATGGTTTAATAATATAAGAtatatagataaatagataagaTATATAATAAGATACAAGTTTGATACTTACAAGTATAGCGAAGATGGAGGCAACTactttctctctgctgtgtcTGAGGATGTGTGGCCATCCAGCCTTAAAATAGGCAGCTAAAGGGGGTGGAGCAGATTTAGGGGATGGAGATAATAAATGCAGTGCTGTCTCTGATGCtggtttgttgtttttcttttagattAGATCAATTTAGAGGAGTACATTgtgaacttttttttccaattagTATCAGATCTTAAATATAATTTCAGTATCATGACTTCTGTTTCTAGATAGATAGAAACTGTATCTTCTTGAGGAAATGTGGGTTTTCTAAagatttatttaacaaaatttGAAAAGATTACTAAAACTAATTAGTGTCAGACATCAAGATGAGAATCATAGCTTGGTCCAGACTCaggttttgattttttttggcaGCACAATCCGTATAATAGATTTTACTGTTCATATCCCCCCATGTGCTGTTTTCATCTCTAAACTATAGCGGTATGTGGTCAATATAGTTAATGATGAAGGCAGGAGATGCTTGCTGAGGTTAGACAGGCTGTTTCGACCGTCAACAAGTGGCTATGATTCTGACCTCACTTGTGTCCCTCTGAGCATTAAGATGAAGAAAGTGGATTAAAAACTCGTTAGAGGGAACTCCAAACCCAAAGCTGTAACCAAGAGACGTTCATGAAGTTGGCTCACACCTCTAGAAATATTTGCCAAACAGGTTATGCTTCTGTTCATATACAAGGTTTTCTTTTTGcctggcttaaaaaaaaaaaaatattttgatgtGCCTTTCCCATGTGTCATGAATGTCGTGGAATGTCAGGTCACTAAAGCCTGAGAATAAATGTACTAGTCTGTTTGCCGCATGCAAAGAAAGAAGGAATGCATTGATCACCAAACTTTGACAAAGCATTTCATGATGCAAATTATGGTTTGCTGAATGACATTTTGGCTATCGTGCAAGTACTGGATGCAAACGGCATTCCTTAACCATCCGTGTCACAGTTAGGCAAATAACTTTTTGTTGATCACTTTTTGTTATGTAATGTTGTTTGTaagcacacacattcatgcttCATGTGCTGTGCACAACAATCGGGACAtttactgtttttctttctttcttatgtGGTGAGATGAAAGTGTGGGCCCTGAAAaacccagaaaaaaaagaaagtatcgACAACGCCAACCTGGGAATTTCACCCAGGTGGTTGACTAGATCTGACTTATAACtataccaaaaaaaagaaaaaaacacaagtttGATTTATACATGAGGCAGTAGATGTGGTTCTAAATACAATTGCTTTATTGCTattaaaaatagacaaaaaaaaaacccactaaaATGCACCATACACACTAGGAAGAAGGGCTAAGGCTTAACCGTAGTGGAGAGGAGTCAACGATGGTGGGTGAGGAATACAGCACACAAGAAGAAGACACCAACACCAGggacaccaacaccaccaccttTGGCACCTTTGACAAGTAAAAAGGACAGGAAAGGGGAACAAATTAGGGGGAAAttttatgaaaacaaaacaatgcaaaAGAGAGAGCACAATAAATTGGTAACAAATAATTATTTGTATTAATTCACATTGATCAAAAACGCCTGTCTACTACACCTACAGTTAAGACTGcattagtctatatcaacaacgtttttacttccgggattgttcaggtccTGCtgaaaattccgccggatgtccctctttatAGGCCGGATGTCTcacaccttccgctttctttgtgttggcattttaaactccagtcaatttatgaggactatggttaacttctcctcagatctctgcagggcaaatgcagacagctagctagattatctgtccaatctgagttttctgttgcacatctaaaacaacttttgaacattgTTAAGAAAATCTCTAAAAGACGTATTCttcgatttctgaggaggaaggagaggctggggtcgaattgaaagttaagcaaaaggtttaattgaacaacatgatgaaaacgacaagacaaaaacaaaattatacactgcagctgacagcggactgaaatgacatgcctcctcttcaggaattACGTCAATCAGTCACGAGACATGACAGACAATCCATTGTAAACAGTGgactgcaaacatgcttcccctttcGGGTCACAGTTCGCAGTGCTGAATTCATCTCTATTTCCAAATTATATTCCTTTAGGATTGTGGGTGTTTCCTTGACTGAAAGGTCTCTCAGATTAaagacacacctctgatttcaggttttctccaggtcacagactaaggtTGTTTATCATGTAGTGCCGATTCTACAGAGATATGCAttttctttgttctaatcaagACTGAGTGTTCATTCaactaaaagtacatttttatcagacatcaccaatggtttaactttttacaacctaaaaacatacacgttccaactaaaataagttccttcccaaggctattttgcagaggcatcaTCACTGTGTCTGGGGCTTAGCGCCTCccaagactattgtgattggtttaaatgaatgccaataaaccagagcatgtttttctccaatcccggaatgctgtgtggactagccagaccctcctctgcagcgcagTGGAGGAAGCTTTTAGcttttagctttgttcagattcgcccgttttcagagacagtttcaaattgtgagatttgcagaggaaagaggtgtcattgggattttgaggttctatatatgtcctatttaccctccaaactgtcgtttttcaactatgacaggttAAAATCGGTtatgcattctatcacccctttaagactgCAATGACTAAAAGACAGAGCTGACATCCATGCGAgcacacagagaaaaataatCATGCAACGTGCAAATGTGTAGCAAAGTAGCTGCGTAGCATAGCCCGTAGGCCGAACAGGTGCGGGCAAAACACATGCAGGCCAAGCACACATAGACAGCATTTGTGAGGACAAACCGGTAGCAGCAAAGCAGTGGAGTCAAGGCACGTAGATGCAAAGCCTGTGtagtaggggtgtgcaaaaaaatctatTCAAATCGAGATTCAAGCTCTAaagattcaaaatcgattcatagaattccaaaaatcgattcatattttttttttttttgacactgtTGTCctgaaactttttttcaaaaaaaaattacctCGCCATTCCCATAGATGGCGCTGCATCAAATTCACACTGACGCCTGGGCACTCTTGTCATAATCAGAAGAAGAACGAGTGCCGTGGAAGTAGTTTAGTCcaagccaagggggtaagcttcgcttcagaactcgagccatctatggcgccgttttgttgctacaaagccatcacctcctgttagcattccgttgaccgccattttttttttacgtcacttgactgcaaataactttacaactgaagcgtttaaagactctatttgtccgttgtttagttctaaagaaacacgacaatgtataaaaggcttcattaccttgtacctcacgttatggctccgtagcagacgtttttgtaaaaataggctaacgattgtgtcacatagtagaggaattaccgtatagtacaggataagcttgcaggcagttttgacttacatgagctgtttaggtttaattaaacctaaactaactactaactaactaatgttaactagcatgttagtgatcaataattagcctgtgcccatgttatctccttacatatacctacgctctccgtatctgtaagattgggaatgattgataTTTCTCTTAGCGCAGCCACTAGAAGACTtacaacaacacgttgctcacatcacattctctcagttggaggctgcgcagtaaagctggccatcaccagaaaagtgcttctaatagccttcactgatatccgtccagagcaacgggatctattggtccattatatactgtctatggtccaAGCCCCCAGGAGGAGCGCTAAGTCTAAAAGccaacatgggcttagcggataacggtggtactgcaccccatggcccagaaagacttttcacatagacattacatggcgaaagaaacgtctatatttcagcggatcatttgtttcggggtatatcaactTACCAGCTTGAACAATGaaaccgtcagacagcgttacagcacacacggagatgagaagggtatgtatcgacttgtcttactctagGGGTTATGGCGAATAAGCTAAATtctcaataagtcggcgtgttcctttaagtcacTGAAAGCTGCttctgtttcaatcctgtcggctctctgcagcaggCAGGGGCTGCTGCGACTggcgcacgcacacaaacacccacggtggatgcaggaaaatgAGACGtacacaatgacctaaattgaggatagctacgctcgttattttaagtgcaatgataagttaaagtccagtaagtactttatcaaaaaTATGAATGTGTGCAGCCCAgtataggaaattaactaacaatgtaaagatcaacaagccactgacagatatgttcaaatttgatgcACTCAAtaaattcttattttttgtcttaaatccacaagccattttcatattataccaacatttgcagcatcctgagcctttttggtaaggttactaggaaaactcagcccagagtagttttattctcctcTCCCTgtaacaagtttcctttttatttttaaagaactataccaAAAAAAgggtatttttttatattatttttttttttttgcagttttcaCTATCTCCTGCAACttaattgcaacaaaaatacaaaagaccacaacttttatcgcaattatTTTCAAAactcccgcaaaatcaggcattttgggccataacaatctcaaaaaaggccgcgaaatcctggagggactgtacaGAGAGTATGGCCGAAGGTGTACCGGAAGAGACGCAACCCAGAGATGATAAAGAGTGTGTCAAGAGGACAATGTCCCCTGCCCTTATAGAATGCAATAAATGCAGTCGGATTATTATTAGCCATAGGGGAGCAGGTTGTATCTAACTTAGCACAAAGCAACCAATCATCATTCTACACTTAGGGTTGCGCGTTTGTATGGAGGGTTAAATGTGTGCATCAGGGTTACACTTGTGCATCAGAAATGTACACTTACATCTACACAGCAATGGATTTAGAAAGATATAAAACCCATAAGGCTGctatttgttttttacttttcccATCACCAATTCCCTAGTACTGATTTAACCAGCAATGCATTTATCTAGCTAATAACTACTTTCTGTGTAGCCGCAGCCTTTATGATTTGTGCAAATGAACTACATATTCGTAAGGAACTATTAACTATTAAAACATGAATATTCCCTACTGTTATTAGTCTGTTATTTTTCGGCTCCTTGATGTAAAGTTTAGCTCAGCAATTCATTAACATGAGCCCCTCAGTACATTTGTCTCTATCAGATGAGGGATTTCTGGCACAACTTCAAAGGTGTATGGAGAAGGGAAATAGCCTGAAGAGGTTCAAACTCCTGAACCACTCGTAGGGCATAATTGGTAAATTGGGATACATAGTGAAATGTAATGCTATATTGTGGTGATATATCACTTCATCATCTACCCTTATATAAAAGTTAGTGCAAATATTGCTCGGGTTAGTATGTATTATGCTTAAATGCAAAATATTTATCAGCTAGAGAAAGTCATTGTTGGACTTTCATTTTATGTAAAGTACAGGGACCACACAGATTAGCACAAGTTATTCCATTGTCCATGTTTTCAAAATTAACAAACTGCAACTTCCAAAATAGGAATAGTCATCAGTTTCTGGCTGAATTTAAAGAGCTTAAAATGCCTTACACACCTCAAACCTCTCATCTAGCcaacacacaaaccacaaacacagacatgacaCTTCTCAGGTCACTTGGCAGTTTCATTCAGATAGCAGAACCAAAGTAACTAAAAGCATGTCACCATAACTGATTGTTATTCTAGGCTGAGTTAGAAAATCACCATATTTAATGACCTCAGAGAGGGGAGTTATTTAAGTGCTGGTATACAGAGTGTTGCATGTATGACTAAGGACTAGGGTTGTTGTGGTTTTAAAACCACTGGAGCCTTTCTATTGTTTGTTTGGAGAATTGAGCAAAAGGTCATTACAATAGTTTAACCTGTTTGAGAGGAATGCAATAGAGCTATATGCATGTTTGCTCAAGTTCTCCTAATTATGCCACTCAAGCAAATTTCAAGTTAAGATCAATGTTTAAGGCAAGTCCTTATTCCTGACTTGTTCACTGTATTTCAGAAATAGTGACTCAAAACAATTTGAGCACGGTCAAAAGAGGGTTAGTGTGAATTTTTATGTGATACCTGTGCCCACTGTATGTATACTAGATGTCCTATTTGTAGAATGTAAGAAGAATTAACAGGAAGTAGAAAGtagtaaaaactattttaatgaaaataacaacattaataaaaaagaaatggctCCATCATCTCAGATTTTATTTCTAGCAGCTTGTCAAAACCAACACTGACAGATAGGCTAACTAATTTGATTATGTGATTCGTGTGTCGTGGAAATTCTTGCTTTTTATTTAGCTGCCCATGTAAACAGGTTAGAGCAGCCACACAGCCTGCGTGAGAAGCGCAGATCAGGCTTggctgcgtgtcagctgcggCTCATCTAGTGATTTGGGGTGTTGCCTTTTTTATGGTGAGGTGCTCAGACATGGAAAAAGATCTGTTAAAAGTTATATTGACATTATACAAGCAACATTACACCTTTTActactcagcccagagtagctTTATTCTCCctgaaacaagtttcctttttatttgtaaagaaatATACCTTATTATACTTTTATcaaaattttttacaaaagctcccgaaAAAAATCTGGCATTTTGGGCTGcaacaatcttaaaaaaaggctgcgaaatcctggagggactgtattATTGATGCTCATTATCAAAGACAGGTAGCGAGGTAGCTGTCCCGCACTGGTAGAGGTAGGCAAAGCAACCATTTTGAATGACCTGGGAGGTAAGATTTGGGTCTTGTCTGAGCAGCTCAGAAACCTTTAAGTGCTTGAGAGGACAGCTTATTTGATAATGCAATTTTTTTAGTCCTGCTGTTTGCCAACACAATCTTATTATTTTGGTCACTACCAAAAGCTCAGCTAGGTGAGGGTCTGAACATAGATCGACAAGTAAATCAAGAGCTGTTCTTTCCAGCTCAGCTCCCCCCTAAGAAAATAGTCcagtattttttattaataagggacaaaattccactaattaaccctgacaaagcacacctgtgaagtgaaaaccatttcaggtgactacctcatgaagctctttgagagaacaccaagggtttgcagcgctatcaaaaaaagcaaagggtggctactttgaagaatctaaaatataagacatgttttcagttatttcacacttttttgttaagtacataattccatatgtgttcattcatagttttgatgccttcagtgagaatctacaatgtaaatagtcatgaaaataaagaaacacattgaatgagaaggtgtgtcttctgaaacttttggcctgtactgtaaataaaataatattgtcTTTTAACAGTCATTGATGGGAGGACATTGCCACTAACCCTTTGTACACAAAGTTACAAATTGATgaaagtatatactgtatgactTACTATATGTGATTTCTATGTGGCCCACCATTTGTTAATAAGAATAAATATTACCATGGATGGTGAAATTATACATGTGCAACTCTTTATTTACTTGGAAAGTTACAGCAAATAACGAAGGCTCTGTCACCATCACATTGGTAAAAACTTGTTGGGTCTGCAGGTTTGGTGTAGTACCCATTGACCTTACTAATTAAGGGTTTCCAGAACCTGGATGTGTGGTAGCTGTGGTAGGGGGAGTTATTGTAGTTGTGgtagggggagttgtagttgtggtaggTAAGTAGAGTTTTTGTAGTTGTGGTCCATGCCCAAAACTCAGCTAGTTGAGGGTCTGAACATAGATCGACTAGTAAATCAAGAGCTTTTCCTTCCAGCTCAGCTCTCTCTTTGCCACAGCAGTCCATCACTGCTGACGCCGCCCTGATCCCCAGGATGATGTCACACTGGAAAAAAATGGTCATAGAAAAAATAACATTCCTTGAGCACTCTTAAGTGGAATAAAATAATGACCATACAAATCCCACCACTCAGGACGATGCAGTCCCAGTACAATTACGAAAGGTGATAATAAACAGGGTTTATAATCTATTTCTTCATTCAAACGCAGGTATACTAAAGTAATAGATACAAAATAACAGGCTATTCCATAAGTGCCTGCTTGtttttacagtatattttgTCGTTTATCTAACAAACACCTGATagacaaaaacaaccaacaTAGAACGACCGAAtatagaaaacaaacaaaagaaaataggCCAGTACTTGTTTGGGAAACTTGtggtattttattattaataataataattaacttATTAAGTtatattcatttgtatttatgtaGACATtcagtatataaatatatgcaaTATGCAACATCTGTGTCCTTATGTAGGGCAAATCTTACGCAATGGCTAAATATAAATCAAAGAACAAACCCATGACATGGATACACAACAACCATATAATTAAGTAAGGTATGTCAGATGAAATGAgggcaagtaaaaaaaaaaaaaagaacatacaCACCCAACTAGTGTAGGTGTAGATACACCTACAATTAACAGACAGCAACAGGAAAACAAttgaatatatacagtacaagttgtttgtgtttgtattatgtatatgtgtaaattaaataatattgttttttaacaGCCATGGATAGGAGGACATTGCCACTAACACTTTGTACACAAAGTTACAAATTGATGAAAGTATATAGACTATATGTGACTTCTATGTAGCCAACCATTTCTTAATAAGAATAAATATTATCATGGATAGTGAAATTATACATGTGCAACTCTTTATTTACTTGGGAAGTTACAGCAGTTGCAGCTTTGGTCAAAGACCAAACCTACTGAGCAGCTTACAATGAAGAATCCACCATTAACACATTGGTAAAAACTTTTTGGGTCTGCAGGGTTGGTGAAGTACCCAATATCCTTTCCTATGCAAGGGTTTCCAGAACCTGGAGTTGTGctagggggagttgtagttgtggtagggAGAGTTGTTGTAGTAGGTGGAGTTGTTGTGGTaaggggagttgtagttgtagtaggtggagttgtagttgtggtagggggagttgtagttgtagtaggtggagttgtagttgtggtagggggagttgtagttgtagtaggGAGAGTTGTTGTAGTAGGTGGAGTTGTTGTGGTAAGGGGAGTTGTAGTCGTAGTAcgtggagttgtagttgtggtagggggagttgtagttgtagtaggtggagttgtagttgtggtagggGGAGTTGTATTAGGGAGAGTTGTAGTAGGTGGAGTTGTGGTAGTTGTGGTaggtggagttgtagttgtagtaggtggagttgtagttgtggtagggGGAGTTGCAGTTGTGGTAGGGGGAGTTGTGGTAGTTGTGGTAGGGGTAGTTGTAGTAGGTGGACTTGTAGTTGTGAtag
This genomic interval from Perca fluviatilis chromosome 5, GENO_Pfluv_1.0, whole genome shotgun sequence contains the following:
- the LOC120558437 gene encoding integumentary mucin C.1-like, with translation YNYSSTYYNYPYHTYHNSPYHNYNSSYYNSTYHNYNSPYHNYNSTYYNYNSPITTTSPPTTTTPTTTTTTPPTTTATPPTTTTTPPTTTTTPPTTTTTTPPTTTLPNTTPPTTTTTPPTTTTTPPTTTTTPRTTTTTPLTTTTPPTTTTLPTTTTTPPTTTTTPPTTTTTPPTTTTTPPTTTTTPLTTTTPPTTTTLPTTTTTPPSTTPGSGNPCIGKDIGYFTNPADPKSFYQCVNGGFFIVSCSVGLVFDQSCNCCNFPSK